From Chryseobacterium sp. H1D6B, a single genomic window includes:
- a CDS encoding GEVED domain-containing protein: MKKTFLYGALLLSLSLSAQQQRICGFDQELELQDRANPGLRVTFDKIIQKIKTEKKNNSSSAFNKTVNGVYEIPVVVHVVYPTGAAVGSTFNRSDAEIQAWLERANQMYAGTYAWPANGTPADFGQSAVFPIKLVLAKRDPNCNATTGIVRYNGGGLTGYNASGMAYQTANGASRNSIKALAPHWPEASYFNIYVISTFDAEASLNSGLMGFAAFPNSPDSGYESFMKSGVVTNAHDTTFAHEFGHAMGLYHTFQGGQFDAQSGAANYCPPTTGVCEDDDDQVCDTERSGSGYLAWPVPTNSQVNPCTSANYQGVQYNMMNYSNSVAQKFTAGQGDRIQDLFMLIRGSLTTSTGATVLPSTPIGAVAPIPAICNPAGLTNAATNGYLTGPTSVKLGQINNASAGLWAGATPFYVDYTTQTCRVNAYTPLLVNQSQNIQVGFVLNDQSVRVWIDYNNNGTFETSELVASGDDIAVDAEGKGLLNTTFTPPATAVLNTPLRMRVLVDSNDPSLISPCGQLNYGQVEDYSVKLVTTLGTSDIKAENDDLVIYPNPSTSGDKVFIKAKNGKNLKVSISDMSGRLVGSPSLSEEGNGTFRINQKLEKGVYMVQISNGKDSKTSKLIIK, from the coding sequence ATGAAGAAAACTTTCCTTTATGGAGCCCTTTTACTGTCTCTTTCATTATCAGCGCAGCAACAAAGAATTTGCGGTTTTGATCAAGAACTAGAGTTGCAGGACAGAGCAAATCCTGGATTAAGAGTGACGTTTGATAAAATTATCCAAAAAATCAAAACTGAAAAGAAAAATAATTCTTCTTCAGCATTTAATAAAACAGTAAACGGGGTCTACGAGATTCCTGTTGTTGTTCATGTGGTTTATCCCACAGGTGCAGCGGTTGGATCAACTTTTAACAGATCCGATGCAGAAATTCAAGCATGGCTAGAGAGAGCTAACCAAATGTATGCTGGAACATATGCATGGCCGGCCAATGGTACGCCAGCAGATTTTGGACAATCAGCAGTATTCCCGATTAAACTTGTGCTTGCAAAGAGAGATCCAAACTGTAATGCAACCACTGGTATTGTTAGATACAATGGAGGGGGATTGACCGGATATAATGCTTCAGGTATGGCTTATCAAACGGCCAATGGTGCTAGTAGAAATTCAATTAAAGCTTTAGCTCCACACTGGCCGGAAGCATCTTATTTTAATATTTATGTGATCAGTACATTCGATGCTGAAGCTTCTCTTAATTCTGGATTGATGGGGTTTGCCGCATTTCCAAATAGTCCCGATTCAGGGTATGAGTCATTTATGAAATCAGGAGTGGTAACTAATGCTCACGACACTACATTCGCTCATGAATTTGGACATGCAATGGGATTGTATCATACTTTCCAAGGCGGGCAGTTTGATGCACAGAGTGGTGCTGCAAATTACTGTCCCCCTACTACTGGTGTCTGCGAAGATGATGATGATCAGGTTTGTGATACAGAAAGATCAGGAAGCGGATATTTGGCGTGGCCGGTGCCAACGAACTCTCAAGTTAACCCTTGTACTAGTGCCAACTATCAGGGAGTGCAGTATAATATGATGAATTATTCTAATTCTGTAGCACAAAAGTTTACTGCAGGTCAAGGAGATAGAATACAAGATCTTTTTATGCTTATTAGAGGTAGTTTAACAACTTCTACTGGTGCTACAGTACTTCCTTCAACTCCTATTGGTGCAGTTGCTCCAATTCCAGCAATATGTAACCCTGCAGGTCTTACTAACGCAGCCACGAATGGTTATTTAACAGGGCCTACTTCAGTGAAATTAGGACAGATTAATAATGCTTCAGCAGGATTATGGGCAGGTGCTACACCATTCTATGTAGATTATACAACACAAACATGCAGGGTAAACGCCTACACACCATTATTGGTTAATCAATCACAAAATATTCAGGTTGGATTTGTTTTAAATGATCAGTCTGTGAGAGTTTGGATTGATTATAATAATAATGGGACATTTGAAACATCAGAATTAGTTGCTTCTGGAGACGATATTGCTGTAGATGCTGAAGGAAAAGGATTACTGAATACCACGTTTACACCTCCTGCAACAGCAGTATTAAATACTCCTTTAAGAATGAGAGTATTAGTAGATTCAAATGATCCGAGTTTAATTTCTCCATGTGGACAGTTAAATTATGGGCAGGTAGAAGATTATTCTGTGAAATTAGTGACTACTTTAGGCACAAGTGATATTAAGGCAGAAAATGACGATTTAGTTATTTACCCTAACCCAAGTACAAGCGGAGATAAAGTATTTATTAAAGCTAAAAATGGAAAAAACCTTAAAGTATCCATTTCTGATATGTCTGGTAGATTAGTTGGAAGTCCATCTTTATCTGAAGAAGGTAATGGAACATTCAGAATCAACCAAAAACTTGAAAAAGGGGTTTATATGGTTCAGATATCTAATGGAAAGGACAGTAAAACTTCTAAATTGATTATTAAATAA
- a CDS encoding redoxin domain-containing protein, translated as MILQKGTTAPDFDLHSTPDQKLKRSDFLGKNLILVFYPADWSPVCGDQVALYNEMLNIFHKYNADILGISVDSAWCHDAFMENRKLHYPLLADFNPKGEVSKAYGVYNEENGTSKRGLFVIDHEGIIQWSYLSPDGINPGADGIIDALENLTQK; from the coding sequence ATGATACTGCAAAAAGGAACCACAGCACCAGATTTTGATCTTCATTCTACACCGGATCAAAAATTAAAAAGATCAGATTTTCTAGGCAAGAACCTGATCTTAGTTTTTTATCCTGCCGACTGGAGCCCGGTTTGCGGTGATCAAGTGGCACTATATAATGAGATGCTGAATATTTTTCACAAATATAACGCTGACATTCTTGGAATTTCGGTGGACAGCGCTTGGTGCCATGATGCTTTTATGGAAAACAGAAAACTGCATTATCCTTTATTGGCAGATTTTAATCCTAAAGGAGAAGTTTCCAAAGCCTATGGAGTCTATAATGAAGAAAACGGAACTTCAAAAAGAGGGCTTTTTGTTATTGACCACGAAGGAATTATTCAATGGAGCTATTTATCTCCAGACGGAATTAATCCTGGTGCTGATGGAATTATAGATGCCTTAGAAAATTTAACACAAAAATAA
- a CDS encoding thioredoxin domain-containing protein → MSTLRIPITSADHTVGDPSTAKIVLVEYGDYQCPYCGHAFPLVKRFVEEHPEEVAFIFRNFPLTDAHEYAMAAATIAEASGKQGKFWEMHDLIYNNQNLLNENMLKECVATLKLSVNQIENDIHTSELQNKIEADFEGGVRSGVNGTPSFFVNGQKWEDYDGTYNSFLELLSNN, encoded by the coding sequence ATGTCTACTTTAAGAATTCCCATTACCTCAGCAGATCATACCGTTGGAGATCCAAGTACCGCCAAAATCGTTTTAGTAGAATACGGCGATTATCAATGTCCTTATTGCGGACACGCTTTTCCTTTAGTAAAAAGATTTGTTGAAGAACATCCGGAAGAAGTTGCTTTTATTTTCAGGAACTTTCCCTTAACGGACGCCCATGAGTATGCAATGGCTGCAGCGACAATAGCAGAAGCTTCAGGAAAACAGGGCAAATTTTGGGAAATGCATGATCTGATTTACAATAATCAAAATCTGTTAAATGAGAATATGCTCAAAGAATGTGTTGCCACTTTAAAATTGAGTGTCAATCAAATTGAAAATGATATTCATACCTCTGAGCTGCAAAATAAAATAGAAGCCGATTTTGAAGGCGGTGTCCGAAGCGGTGTAAATGGTACGCCCTCATTTTTTGTCAACGGTCAAAAATGGGAAGACTACGATGGAACATACAATTCTTTTTTAGAATTACTTTCCAATAACTAA